A region from the Colwellia sp. PAMC 21821 genome encodes:
- a CDS encoding NRDE family protein, with translation MCILFIAVEQHPEYPIIICANRDEFHPRPTRNMHWWPEKNILAGKDMQAGGTWLGLNTEGCFSALTNFRRPAAFDKNKRSRGDLVLQALTDNRHKTQQHLLQDSRQYNDFNLVFGPLNNLQAFDSVNKQFVSLTPGFHSVCNGALDDIWPKMALGVTALENLITTNNVNIEAFFSIMMNQTLAQEKQLPLTGISTELELLLSSIFIVSPDYGTRSTAVILQSKAGNVEVYERNYSKTGEVIDKNKFDIKPR, from the coding sequence ATGTGCATTTTGTTTATTGCTGTTGAACAGCACCCTGAGTACCCTATTATTATTTGTGCTAATCGTGATGAATTTCATCCTCGCCCGACACGAAATATGCATTGGTGGCCAGAAAAAAATATATTAGCCGGTAAAGATATGCAAGCTGGAGGCACTTGGCTTGGCTTAAACACTGAAGGATGCTTTTCCGCGTTAACTAACTTTCGTCGACCCGCCGCATTTGATAAAAATAAACGTTCTCGTGGTGATTTAGTCTTGCAGGCATTGACAGATAATCGCCACAAAACACAGCAACATTTGCTCCAAGATTCACGCCAGTACAACGATTTTAATTTAGTTTTTGGCCCACTAAATAACTTACAAGCCTTTGATAGTGTGAATAAGCAATTTGTCAGCCTTACCCCCGGTTTTCACAGCGTATGTAATGGCGCACTAGATGATATTTGGCCTAAAATGGCCTTAGGTGTAACCGCCTTAGAAAACTTAATTACGACTAATAATGTAAATATTGAAGCATTTTTTTCTATCATGATGAATCAAACACTCGCTCAAGAAAAACAATTACCTCTTACTGGTATAAGCACAGAACTAGAATTGTTACTCAGCAGTATATTTATTGTTTCGCCAGATTATGGCACGCGTTCAACCGCTGTAATTTTGCAATCTAAGGCTGGCAATGTAGAAGTGTATGAACGCAATTATAGTAAAACGGGTGAGGTCATTGATAAAAATAAATTTGATATTAAGCCGCGCTAA
- a CDS encoding threonine/serine exporter family protein: MADTDNFTDKRRFIIRLGKALHKFGTPAYRLEAHLTDVSNSLNVFGSFVITPTSLTFVLSEDDENQDYNHILRVAPGELDLGSLARADELVDELTSGQRTLAESIERLDEIANKPNPYGRFLTFLAFGASSGAFAMLMHTSWNDVFWSSLLGLVVCLFTFWAERSRRVTDMLEPIAAMTTAILATAIALVDPSINIPLVVLSSIIAFIPGLSLTLALSELAARNLISGTARLMDALMILFKIYFGGVLGIALGKMIWGEVAFIQPPSTPNWTSWAAVTTLSISLVILFKCRKKDAPWGIISGYVAFGASIIGAEYLGVALGAFVGAFALGIYSSIFSRIMNLPSSIVKLMGLVVLVPGSKVYIGLSNAVSGQNMLNATDIGSQTFLIFMSLVAGLIFANVAFPSRKIL; this comes from the coding sequence ATGGCTGATACTGATAACTTCACCGATAAACGTCGCTTTATAATTCGCTTGGGCAAAGCCTTACATAAATTTGGCACGCCTGCTTATCGATTAGAAGCTCATTTAACTGATGTTTCGAATAGCTTAAATGTATTTGGCTCTTTTGTTATTACTCCGACATCGTTAACTTTTGTTTTATCAGAAGATGACGAAAATCAGGACTACAACCATATTCTTCGCGTTGCCCCAGGCGAGCTCGACTTGGGTTCATTGGCACGTGCCGACGAATTAGTTGATGAACTAACCTCTGGTCAACGCACACTAGCTGAATCTATTGAACGCCTAGACGAAATCGCAAATAAGCCTAACCCTTATGGTCGTTTTTTAACCTTTCTTGCTTTTGGCGCATCGAGTGGTGCTTTTGCCATGTTAATGCACACCAGTTGGAATGACGTGTTTTGGTCTAGCTTGTTAGGCTTAGTTGTTTGCTTATTTACTTTTTGGGCCGAACGATCACGCCGTGTAACGGATATGTTAGAGCCTATTGCCGCAATGACAACCGCTATTTTAGCAACGGCTATTGCCTTAGTTGATCCCAGTATAAATATCCCGCTAGTGGTTTTATCGAGTATTATCGCGTTTATTCCAGGCTTGTCGTTGACCTTGGCACTCTCAGAGCTTGCCGCTCGTAATTTAATATCAGGGACGGCAAGATTGATGGACGCCTTGATGATCTTGTTTAAAATTTACTTTGGTGGTGTTCTAGGTATCGCTTTAGGAAAAATGATATGGGGAGAAGTCGCTTTTATTCAACCTCCAAGCACCCCTAATTGGACCTCTTGGGCGGCAGTTACGACTCTATCAATTAGTTTAGTTATTTTATTTAAATGTCGAAAAAAAGATGCCCCATGGGGAATAATTTCAGGTTATGTCGCCTTTGGCGCGAGCATAATTGGTGCTGAATATTTAGGTGTTGCCCTTGGGGCTTTTGTTGGCGCTTTTGCTTTAGGTATATACAGTAGTATTTTTTCACGCATCATGAACCTACCCTCCAGTATTGTTAAATTGATGGGGCTTGTTGTACTGGTGCCGGGTAGTAAAGTGTATATTGGTTTAAGCAATGCGGTTTCGGGACAAAACATGTTGAACGCCACCGACATAGGTTCACAAACATTTCTAATTTTTATGTCTTTAGTCGCTGGATTAATATTTGCTAATGTCGCCTTTCCATCGAGAAAAATACTTTGA
- a CDS encoding TetR/AcrR family transcriptional regulator: MVTKTKYHHGDLRKSLVSTATDMVTDGGIEGLSLRKLAERIGVSRTAAYHHFTDKNDLLCAIAEQGFEQWHQRVSDIFSEDKLSNEEKYRNFVHAYIGFATKNPSLYELMFGRIIWKENNSTEALKKIAYASFNYQVEMTKLWQEQGIIIPDENSLRLAQVTWATLHGIARLVIDGIYAQENQIDEMCECAVNVFLASTHNTH, encoded by the coding sequence ATGGTGACCAAAACAAAATACCACCACGGTGATTTACGAAAATCGCTGGTCAGTACGGCAACCGACATGGTGACTGACGGCGGTATTGAAGGCTTGTCGTTAAGAAAACTTGCTGAGCGTATTGGCGTTTCACGCACAGCAGCTTATCATCACTTTACCGACAAAAATGATTTACTATGTGCCATTGCTGAGCAAGGTTTTGAACAGTGGCATCAGCGCGTTAGTGATATTTTTTCTGAAGATAAGCTGTCTAATGAAGAAAAGTATCGCAACTTTGTTCATGCTTATATCGGTTTTGCAACGAAGAACCCTTCGTTATACGAATTGATGTTTGGCCGTATTATTTGGAAAGAAAATAATAGCACTGAAGCATTAAAGAAAATTGCCTATGCAAGCTTCAACTACCAAGTTGAAATGACAAAGTTATGGCAAGAACAAGGTATTATTATACCTGATGAAAACTCTCTAAGATTGGCTCAAGTTACTTGGGCAACCCTGCATGGTATAGCGCGTTTAGTTATTGATGGTATATATGCGCAAGAAAACCAAATTGATGAAATGTGTGAGTGCGCAGTGAATGTGTTTCTCGCTAGTACGCATAATACCCATTGA